One genomic window of Centroberyx gerrardi isolate f3 chromosome 15, fCenGer3.hap1.cur.20231027, whole genome shotgun sequence includes the following:
- the LOC139921235 gene encoding glutathione S-transferase P-like gives MPPYTITYFAVRGRCGATRILLADQGQDWKEIVVNFEDWLKGDLKATCVFGQLPKFEDGDLVLYQSNAILRHLGRNHGAYGKDAREATLIDMMNDGVEDLRLKYGKLIYQEYETGKDAYIKDLPNHLSKFEAVMAKNKTGFLVGDKVSFADYSLFEVLLNHLVLSPSCLDAFPSLKGFVEKMSARPKIKAFLDSDAYKKLPINGNGKQ, from the exons GCCGCTGTGGAGCCACCAGGATCCTGCTGGCCGATCAGGGCCAGGACTGGAAGGAGATCGTGGTCAACTTTGAGGACTGGCTCAAAGGAGACCTGAAAGCCACATGT GTATTTGGCCAGCTGCCCAAGTTTGAAGATGGAGATTTGGTCTTATACCAGTCTAATGCCATTCTTAGACACCTGGGGCGCAATCATG GAGCCTATGGGAAGGACGCCAGGGAGGCCACCCTCATTGATATGATGAACGATGGTGTTGAGGACCTTCGTCTCAAATATGGGAAGTTGATTTACCAAGAATAT GAAACTGGCAAAGATGCATACATTAAAGATCTGCCGAACCACTTGTCCAAATTTGAAGCAGTGATGGCCAAAAACAAGACTGGCTTTCTGGTTGGCGACAAG GTTTCATTTGCGGACTACAGCCTGTTTGAAGTTCTGCTCAACCACTTGGTCCTGAGTCCATCCTGCCTGGACGCCTTCCCCAGCCTCAAGGGCTTCGTGGAAAAGATGTCGGCACGCCCCAAAATCAAGGCCTTCCTCGACTCCGACGCTTATAAGAAACTACCGATCAACGGCAACGGCAAACAGTGA